A stretch of Trichomycterus rosablanca isolate fTriRos1 chromosome 8, fTriRos1.hap1, whole genome shotgun sequence DNA encodes these proteins:
- the ahcyl2a gene encoding adenosylhomocysteinase like 2a, with the protein MPALMTLRKAGQSEKPLAGAKIIGCVHITSHMAVLIETLSVLGAQCRWAACNIYSIKNDVAAALAEAGVPVFAWKGESEDDYFWCIDRCVDAEGWEPNMILDDGGDITDRIHKKYPHLFKNIRGIVEESVTGVHRLYQMFKTGNLCCPAININESVIKQRISNFHSCKESVLHGLKRTTDVSLGGKQVVICGYGEVGKGCCAALKGMKAVVYVTEIDPICALQACMDGLQLVRLNDVARIADIVITCTGNKNVITREHMNQMKNGCIVCNMGHSDTEIDVVSLMTPELRWQHVREHVNHITWPDGKTLVLLAEGCVLNLNCSAVPVFVLSITETTQALALIDLFNAPDGLYKQDIYSFPKKVDESVALLHLQNFNAHLTELTDEQAKYMDINKNGPFKPNYYR; encoded by the exons ATGCCAGCACTGATGACTCTGAGAAAAGCAGGCCAGTCAGAGAAGCCACTAGCTGGCGCTAAAATAATAGGCTgtgttcacatcacatcacacatGGCT GTCCTGATAGAGACCCTGTCTGTGCTGGGGGCCCAGTGTCGATGGGCTGCCTGTAACATTTACTCGATTAAAAATGATGTGGCTGCAGCTCTTGCAGAAGCTG GTGTGCCAGTGTTTGCATGGAAAGGGGAATCTGAGGATGATTACTTCTGGTGTATAGACAGATGTGTTGATGCAGAAGGCTGGGAACCAAACATG ATTCTTGATGATGGAGGAGACATAACAGACAGGATCCATAAGAAATACCCCCATTTGTTTAAGAACATCAGGGGAATAGTTGAAGAAAGTGTCACTGGGGTTCACAG ATTATATCAAATGTTCAAGACTGGAAATCTTTGTTGCCCAGCCATAAACATCAACGAGTCAGTGATAAAGCAAAGGATTAGTAACTTTCACAGCTGCAAGGAATCTGTACTGCATGG TTTGAAGAGGACTACAGATGTTAGTTTGGGAGGAAAGCAGGTGGTTATCTGTGGATATGGGGAG gttgGAAAAGGCTGCTGTGCTGCTCTGAAAGGAATGAAAGCAGTCGTGTATGTGACAGAGATTGACCCCATTTGCGCTTTACAGGCCTG CATGGATGGTTTGCAATTGGTCAGATTAAATGATGTTGCCAGAATTGCAGACATCGTTATCACCTGCACAG GAAATAAAAATGTGATCACAAGGGAACACATGAACCAAATGAAGAATGGCTGTATTGTGTGCAACATGGGTCACTCCGATACAGAGATTGATGTG GTCAGTCTGATGACACCAGAGCTGAGGTGGCAGCATGTGAGAGAACATGTGAATCACATCACCTGGCCAGACGGCAAAACCCTAGTACTGCTGGCAGAG GGTTGTGTGCTGAATCTGAACTGCTCAGCTGTGCCAGTTTTCGTGCTGTCCATCACAGAAACAACTCAG GCTTTGGCACTGATTGATTTGTTTAATGCTCCTGATGGACTTTACAAACAagacatttattcatttccCAAGAAAGTTG ATGAGTCTGTAGCACTTTTGCACCTCCAAAACTTCAATGCCCACCTAACTGAACTCACAGATGAGCAGgcaaagtatatggacataaaTAAGAATGGGCCCTTCAAGCCAAACTATTACAGGTGA